Proteins found in one Pseudobacteroides sp. genomic segment:
- the istB gene encoding IS21-like element helper ATPase IstB, which yields MQQEILKYFKQLKLGGLAKEWDKVEFKNKEQYLYDLLSIEVKEREINKINRNIKLAGFKVVKFLDDFIWTQNIAIPDTISQKEIEEFKFIDKKDNLILLGSVGTGKTHLAAAIGLKACQHGENVRFFTAAGLANQLLEKYQKGTLNTFLSAFKKVELIIIDEIGFVPLHKDSAELLFQVISDCYERRSLIITSNLEFSQWNTIFGDNRLTAAIVDRLIHHSHILVFTGESYRLRQSMAKYKKT from the coding sequence ATGCAGCAAGAGATATTAAAGTACTTCAAGCAGCTGAAATTAGGCGGTTTAGCAAAAGAATGGGATAAGGTGGAATTTAAAAATAAAGAACAATATTTATACGATCTTTTGTCCATTGAAGTAAAGGAACGTGAAATCAACAAGATAAACAGAAATATCAAGTTAGCTGGGTTTAAAGTCGTAAAATTTCTAGATGATTTTATATGGACTCAAAACATAGCGATACCCGATACTATAAGCCAAAAGGAAATAGAGGAATTCAAATTTATAGACAAAAAAGATAATTTAATACTACTTGGGTCTGTAGGTACTGGGAAGACCCATTTGGCAGCAGCTATAGGATTAAAAGCGTGTCAGCATGGAGAAAATGTCAGATTCTTTACAGCAGCAGGGTTAGCCAACCAATTGCTTGAAAAATACCAGAAAGGAACACTCAATACTTTTCTGAGTGCATTTAAAAAGGTTGAATTGATAATCATAGACGAAATTGGTTTCGTGCCATTGCATAAGGATAGTGCAGAGCTTTTGTTTCAAGTAATATCAGACTGCTATGAAAGACGAAGCCTTATAATAACCTCTAACTTGGAATTTAGCCAATGGAACACAATATTTGGAGACAACAGACTTACAGCAGCTATTGTTGACCGGCTAATACACCACTCGCATATATTAGTTTTTACAGGAGAAAGTTACAGATTGAGGCAGTCTATGGCGAAATACAAAAAAACTTAG
- the istA gene encoding IS21 family transposase encodes MLKMAQIEYIKHLYEVEGKSISYIAKTLQLNRRTVTKYAGKYNWTPLEKPLEERRYPVLGPYIKVIDEWLEEDKKSPRKQRHTGYRVYRRLVEEQDFKGGLRTVTEYVSKKKRLLYQKSDGYLPLEHLPGTAQADFGEFVFIEDGDQKRGYYLTLSFPYSNAAFTQVFNGQNQECVMEGLKRIFEYIGGVPSSILMDNMKPAVKILPNGERELTEGFKSFVLHYRFEAKFCNVASGNEKGNVENKIGYHRRNWFVPIPVIDDIEEYNKTLWQKAIKDLNRKHYKKMVTMSNLWEEEKEKLLYLPENEYEVFKLKEASVDKWGYVSFDHNSYSINPRFYSKQVTLKIYYNKIEIYHDHKLITSYSRCYEKNKEVLDWKQYVSLLCEKPGALEDVKFYNQIPKVWREHLKKVEKSERKTALILLREIVEDDKIETGTEALKLAILYGKADTESIRQCYYGLTHETFNPNPCNISVITPMINNNPELSVYDRLTRGVI; translated from the coding sequence ATGCTGAAAATGGCACAAATAGAGTATATCAAACATTTGTATGAAGTTGAAGGAAAATCAATTTCATATATAGCCAAAACTTTACAATTAAATCGCAGAACAGTAACAAAATATGCCGGAAAGTATAATTGGACTCCTTTAGAGAAACCGCTTGAGGAAAGACGATATCCAGTGCTAGGACCATACATTAAAGTTATTGATGAATGGCTCGAAGAAGATAAAAAAAGTCCTAGGAAACAAAGACATACCGGGTATAGGGTGTACAGAAGGCTGGTAGAAGAACAAGATTTTAAAGGAGGTCTTCGTACAGTTACAGAGTATGTATCAAAAAAGAAAAGGTTACTGTATCAGAAAAGTGATGGGTATTTGCCTTTGGAGCATTTGCCGGGAACAGCTCAAGCAGATTTTGGTGAATTTGTATTTATTGAAGATGGAGATCAAAAGCGAGGTTATTATCTTACACTATCATTCCCATATAGTAATGCAGCATTTACTCAAGTATTTAATGGACAGAATCAAGAGTGTGTAATGGAAGGTCTTAAAAGAATATTTGAATATATAGGTGGGGTTCCATCATCAATCCTTATGGATAACATGAAACCAGCAGTTAAAATTCTTCCGAATGGTGAAAGGGAGCTTACCGAGGGATTCAAAAGCTTTGTACTGCATTACAGATTTGAAGCCAAGTTTTGCAATGTTGCTTCAGGTAATGAAAAAGGTAATGTGGAAAATAAAATAGGCTATCACAGAAGAAATTGGTTTGTACCAATACCTGTGATAGATGATATTGAGGAATATAATAAAACATTATGGCAGAAAGCTATAAAAGACCTTAATAGAAAGCATTACAAGAAGATGGTAACAATGTCTAACCTCTGGGAAGAAGAGAAAGAGAAGCTATTGTATCTTCCGGAGAATGAATATGAAGTATTTAAATTGAAAGAAGCTTCAGTAGACAAATGGGGATATGTAAGTTTTGATCACAATTCATATTCGATAAACCCAAGATTCTACAGTAAGCAAGTAACTTTAAAAATATATTATAACAAAATAGAGATATATCACGATCATAAGTTAATTACCTCATATAGTAGGTGTTATGAGAAAAATAAAGAGGTTTTGGATTGGAAACAGTATGTATCTTTGCTATGCGAAAAACCAGGTGCTTTGGAAGATGTAAAATTCTATAACCAGATTCCTAAAGTTTGGAGAGAACATCTTAAGAAAGTTGAAAAGTCTGAAAGGAAAACAGCATTAATACTCTTAAGGGAAATAGTTGAAGATGATAAGATAGAGACTGGAACAGAAGCATTAAAACTTGCGATCTTATATGGTAAAGCTGATACGGAAAGTATTAGGCAGTGTTACTATGGATTAACGCATGAAACATTTAATCCTAATCCCTGCAATATAAGTGTAATCACTCCGATGATAAATAACAATCCTGAACTATCTGTATATGATAGGCTTACAAGAGGGGTGATATAA